The following coding sequences are from one Cygnus olor isolate bCygOlo1 chromosome 2, bCygOlo1.pri.v2, whole genome shotgun sequence window:
- the SACM1L gene encoding phosphatidylinositol-3-phosphatase SAC1 isoform X2, which produces MAAAGAGAAAAAAYGSLELHITPEKFYVEACDDGADDVLAIDRVSTEVTLTVKKDVPPSAVTRPIYGILGTIRLVAGTYLIVITKKKKVGEIFSHAIWKATDFDILSYKKTMLHLTDIQLQDNKVFLSMLSHVLSVDGFYFSTTYDLTHTLQRLANTSPEFQEMSLLERADPRFVWNGHLLREFAAQPEIHRFATPVMHGFITMHSCSINGKCFDWLLVSRRSCFRAGVRYYVRGIDSEGHAANFVETEQIVHYKGSKASFVQTRGSIPFFWSQRPNLKYKPKPQISKSVNHMDGFQRHFDSQIISYGKQMIVNLVNQKGSEKPLEQTFAKMVNSMANGMVKYIAFDFHKECSRMRWDRLQILMDQLAEQQDEFSYFLVDSDGKIVTQQEGIFRSNCMDCLDRTNVIQSLLARRSLQAQLQRLGVLHVGQRIEEQADFEKIYKNAWADNANACAKQYAGTGALKTDYTRTGKRTQWGLIMDGWNSLIRYYKNNFSDGFRQDAIDLFLGNYSVDEVEPASPLHVKKDWKFLALPIIMVVAFSMCIICLLMAGDTWTETLAYVLFWGSASFGTFAIILYNGKDFVDAPKLVQKEKMD; this is translated from the exons ATGGCGGCGGCGGGtgcgggagcggcggcggcggcagcctACGGCAGCCTGGAGCT GCATATCACACCAGAGAAATTCTATGTGGAAGCCTGTGATGATGGAGCAGATGATGTGCTGGCTATCGATAGAGTCTCCACAGAAGTCACTCTTACAG ttaaaaaagATGTTCCCCCTTCAGCTGTTACAAGGCCTATATATGGTATTCTGGGAACAATACGATTGGTGGCAG GCACATATCTTAttgtaataacaaaaaagaaaaaagtaggtGAGATTTTCAGTCACGCGATTTGGAAAGCAACAGACTTTGACATCCTCTCCTACAAAAAGACCATGCTGCACTTAACTGATATTCAG TTACAGGAcaataaagtatttttgtcaATGCTTAGTCACGTTTTGAGTGTGGATGGATTTTATTTCTCAACAACTTATGACTTAACACATACTCTACAACGGTTAGCCAACACCAGCCCAGAGTTCCAGGAAATGAGCCTATTGGAGAGG gCAGATCCACGGTTTGTATGGAATGGGCATCTTCTTAGAGAATTTGCTGCTCAACCAGAG atCCATAGGTTCGCTACGCCAGTGATGCATGGAT TTATCACTATGCACTCTTGTTCTATTAACGGCAAGTGTTTTGACTGGCTGCTTGTTTCCAGAAGAAGCTGTTTCAGGGCTGGTGTACGCTACTATGTAAGAg GTATTGATTCAGAAGGACATGCAGCTAATTTTGTTGAAACGGAACAAATTGTGCATTACAAGGGGAGCAAAGCATCATTTGTTCAG ACTCGTGGATCAATTCCTTTTTTCTGGTCTCAAAGACCAAACCTCAAGTATAAACCAAAGCCACAGATCAGCAAGTCAGTAAATCAT aTGGACGGCTTCCAAAGACATTTTGACTCGCAAATAATCAGCTATGGAAAGCAAATGATTGTTAACTTG GTTAACCAAAAGGGTTCTGAGAAGCCTCTTGAGCAGACATTTGCAAAAATGGTGAACAGCATGGCAAATGGAATGGTCAA ATACATAGCATTTGATTTCCATAAAGAGTGCAGTCGGATGAGGTGGGATCGACTTCAGATTTTGATGGATCAACTAGCAGAACAGCAAGATGAGTTTAG TTATTTTCTAGTTGATTCCGATGGTAAAATCGTGACTCAGCAGGAAGGAATATTCCGCAGTAATTGTATGGACTGCCTTGATCGGACAAATGTGATTCAGAGCTTGTTAGCGCGCCGATCTCTTCAAGCCCAGCTTCAg aggCTAGGTGTTTTGCATGTTGGACAGAGAATTGAGGAGCAGGCTGACTTTGAGAAAATCTACAAAAATG CATGGGCTGATAATGCTAATGCTTGTGCCAAACAATATGCTGGAACTGGTGCCTTAAAGACAGATTACACAAG AACTGGAAAGAGGACTCAGTGGGGCTTAATAATGGATGGCTGGAACTCATTAATACGTTACtacaaaaataacttctctgaTGGATTTAGACAA GATGCTATTGATCTCTTTCTCGGAAATTACTCAGTGGATGAAGTAGAACCTGCTAGTCCTCTACACGTCAAGAAAGATTGGAAGTTCTTAGCT ttGCCTATTATTATGGTGGTTGCTTTCTCCATGTGCATTATTTGTTTGCTAATGGCTG GTGATACATGGACTGAGACACTGGCCTACGTGCTTTTCTGGGGAAGCGCAAGCTTTGGAACTTTCGCTATCATCCTTTACAACGGCAAGGATTTTGTAGATGCACCCAAGTTGGTCCAGAAAGAGAAGATGGActga
- the SACM1L gene encoding phosphatidylinositol-3-phosphatase SAC1 isoform X1 yields MAAAGAGAAAAAAYGSLELHITPEKFYVEACDDGADDVLAIDRVSTEVTLTVKKDVPPSAVTRPIYGILGTIRLVAGTYLIVITKKKKVGEIFSHAIWKATDFDILSYKKTMLHLTDIQVLQDNKVFLSMLSHVLSVDGFYFSTTYDLTHTLQRLANTSPEFQEMSLLERADPRFVWNGHLLREFAAQPEIHRFATPVMHGFITMHSCSINGKCFDWLLVSRRSCFRAGVRYYVRGIDSEGHAANFVETEQIVHYKGSKASFVQTRGSIPFFWSQRPNLKYKPKPQISKSVNHMDGFQRHFDSQIISYGKQMIVNLVNQKGSEKPLEQTFAKMVNSMANGMVKYIAFDFHKECSRMRWDRLQILMDQLAEQQDEFSYFLVDSDGKIVTQQEGIFRSNCMDCLDRTNVIQSLLARRSLQAQLQRLGVLHVGQRIEEQADFEKIYKNAWADNANACAKQYAGTGALKTDYTRTGKRTQWGLIMDGWNSLIRYYKNNFSDGFRQDAIDLFLGNYSVDEVEPASPLHVKKDWKFLALPIIMVVAFSMCIICLLMAGDTWTETLAYVLFWGSASFGTFAIILYNGKDFVDAPKLVQKEKMD; encoded by the exons ATGGCGGCGGCGGGtgcgggagcggcggcggcggcagcctACGGCAGCCTGGAGCT GCATATCACACCAGAGAAATTCTATGTGGAAGCCTGTGATGATGGAGCAGATGATGTGCTGGCTATCGATAGAGTCTCCACAGAAGTCACTCTTACAG ttaaaaaagATGTTCCCCCTTCAGCTGTTACAAGGCCTATATATGGTATTCTGGGAACAATACGATTGGTGGCAG GCACATATCTTAttgtaataacaaaaaagaaaaaagtaggtGAGATTTTCAGTCACGCGATTTGGAAAGCAACAGACTTTGACATCCTCTCCTACAAAAAGACCATGCTGCACTTAACTGATATTCAGGTA TTACAGGAcaataaagtatttttgtcaATGCTTAGTCACGTTTTGAGTGTGGATGGATTTTATTTCTCAACAACTTATGACTTAACACATACTCTACAACGGTTAGCCAACACCAGCCCAGAGTTCCAGGAAATGAGCCTATTGGAGAGG gCAGATCCACGGTTTGTATGGAATGGGCATCTTCTTAGAGAATTTGCTGCTCAACCAGAG atCCATAGGTTCGCTACGCCAGTGATGCATGGAT TTATCACTATGCACTCTTGTTCTATTAACGGCAAGTGTTTTGACTGGCTGCTTGTTTCCAGAAGAAGCTGTTTCAGGGCTGGTGTACGCTACTATGTAAGAg GTATTGATTCAGAAGGACATGCAGCTAATTTTGTTGAAACGGAACAAATTGTGCATTACAAGGGGAGCAAAGCATCATTTGTTCAG ACTCGTGGATCAATTCCTTTTTTCTGGTCTCAAAGACCAAACCTCAAGTATAAACCAAAGCCACAGATCAGCAAGTCAGTAAATCAT aTGGACGGCTTCCAAAGACATTTTGACTCGCAAATAATCAGCTATGGAAAGCAAATGATTGTTAACTTG GTTAACCAAAAGGGTTCTGAGAAGCCTCTTGAGCAGACATTTGCAAAAATGGTGAACAGCATGGCAAATGGAATGGTCAA ATACATAGCATTTGATTTCCATAAAGAGTGCAGTCGGATGAGGTGGGATCGACTTCAGATTTTGATGGATCAACTAGCAGAACAGCAAGATGAGTTTAG TTATTTTCTAGTTGATTCCGATGGTAAAATCGTGACTCAGCAGGAAGGAATATTCCGCAGTAATTGTATGGACTGCCTTGATCGGACAAATGTGATTCAGAGCTTGTTAGCGCGCCGATCTCTTCAAGCCCAGCTTCAg aggCTAGGTGTTTTGCATGTTGGACAGAGAATTGAGGAGCAGGCTGACTTTGAGAAAATCTACAAAAATG CATGGGCTGATAATGCTAATGCTTGTGCCAAACAATATGCTGGAACTGGTGCCTTAAAGACAGATTACACAAG AACTGGAAAGAGGACTCAGTGGGGCTTAATAATGGATGGCTGGAACTCATTAATACGTTACtacaaaaataacttctctgaTGGATTTAGACAA GATGCTATTGATCTCTTTCTCGGAAATTACTCAGTGGATGAAGTAGAACCTGCTAGTCCTCTACACGTCAAGAAAGATTGGAAGTTCTTAGCT ttGCCTATTATTATGGTGGTTGCTTTCTCCATGTGCATTATTTGTTTGCTAATGGCTG GTGATACATGGACTGAGACACTGGCCTACGTGCTTTTCTGGGGAAGCGCAAGCTTTGGAACTTTCGCTATCATCCTTTACAACGGCAAGGATTTTGTAGATGCACCCAAGTTGGTCCAGAAAGAGAAGATGGActga
- the SACM1L gene encoding phosphatidylinositol-3-phosphatase SAC1 isoform X3, producing the protein MLHLTDIQVLQDNKVFLSMLSHVLSVDGFYFSTTYDLTHTLQRLANTSPEFQEMSLLERADPRFVWNGHLLREFAAQPEIHRFATPVMHGFITMHSCSINGKCFDWLLVSRRSCFRAGVRYYVRGIDSEGHAANFVETEQIVHYKGSKASFVQTRGSIPFFWSQRPNLKYKPKPQISKSVNHMDGFQRHFDSQIISYGKQMIVNLVNQKGSEKPLEQTFAKMVNSMANGMVKYIAFDFHKECSRMRWDRLQILMDQLAEQQDEFSYFLVDSDGKIVTQQEGIFRSNCMDCLDRTNVIQSLLARRSLQAQLQRLGVLHVGQRIEEQADFEKIYKNAWADNANACAKQYAGTGALKTDYTRTGKRTQWGLIMDGWNSLIRYYKNNFSDGFRQDAIDLFLGNYSVDEVEPASPLHVKKDWKFLALPIIMVVAFSMCIICLLMAGDTWTETLAYVLFWGSASFGTFAIILYNGKDFVDAPKLVQKEKMD; encoded by the exons ATGCTGCACTTAACTGATATTCAGGTA TTACAGGAcaataaagtatttttgtcaATGCTTAGTCACGTTTTGAGTGTGGATGGATTTTATTTCTCAACAACTTATGACTTAACACATACTCTACAACGGTTAGCCAACACCAGCCCAGAGTTCCAGGAAATGAGCCTATTGGAGAGG gCAGATCCACGGTTTGTATGGAATGGGCATCTTCTTAGAGAATTTGCTGCTCAACCAGAG atCCATAGGTTCGCTACGCCAGTGATGCATGGAT TTATCACTATGCACTCTTGTTCTATTAACGGCAAGTGTTTTGACTGGCTGCTTGTTTCCAGAAGAAGCTGTTTCAGGGCTGGTGTACGCTACTATGTAAGAg GTATTGATTCAGAAGGACATGCAGCTAATTTTGTTGAAACGGAACAAATTGTGCATTACAAGGGGAGCAAAGCATCATTTGTTCAG ACTCGTGGATCAATTCCTTTTTTCTGGTCTCAAAGACCAAACCTCAAGTATAAACCAAAGCCACAGATCAGCAAGTCAGTAAATCAT aTGGACGGCTTCCAAAGACATTTTGACTCGCAAATAATCAGCTATGGAAAGCAAATGATTGTTAACTTG GTTAACCAAAAGGGTTCTGAGAAGCCTCTTGAGCAGACATTTGCAAAAATGGTGAACAGCATGGCAAATGGAATGGTCAA ATACATAGCATTTGATTTCCATAAAGAGTGCAGTCGGATGAGGTGGGATCGACTTCAGATTTTGATGGATCAACTAGCAGAACAGCAAGATGAGTTTAG TTATTTTCTAGTTGATTCCGATGGTAAAATCGTGACTCAGCAGGAAGGAATATTCCGCAGTAATTGTATGGACTGCCTTGATCGGACAAATGTGATTCAGAGCTTGTTAGCGCGCCGATCTCTTCAAGCCCAGCTTCAg aggCTAGGTGTTTTGCATGTTGGACAGAGAATTGAGGAGCAGGCTGACTTTGAGAAAATCTACAAAAATG CATGGGCTGATAATGCTAATGCTTGTGCCAAACAATATGCTGGAACTGGTGCCTTAAAGACAGATTACACAAG AACTGGAAAGAGGACTCAGTGGGGCTTAATAATGGATGGCTGGAACTCATTAATACGTTACtacaaaaataacttctctgaTGGATTTAGACAA GATGCTATTGATCTCTTTCTCGGAAATTACTCAGTGGATGAAGTAGAACCTGCTAGTCCTCTACACGTCAAGAAAGATTGGAAGTTCTTAGCT ttGCCTATTATTATGGTGGTTGCTTTCTCCATGTGCATTATTTGTTTGCTAATGGCTG GTGATACATGGACTGAGACACTGGCCTACGTGCTTTTCTGGGGAAGCGCAAGCTTTGGAACTTTCGCTATCATCCTTTACAACGGCAAGGATTTTGTAGATGCACCCAAGTTGGTCCAGAAAGAGAAGATGGActga